attcaACATTAGGATAAAAGGCCTCAGTACCAAACCCAAAAAACTTCGTTTAGCCCAAAAAGTTAAGCCAAAAATTATTTCTTTTTGGCCACTAGGCTTTTTACTTCATTGCGTTATTGATGTCAAACTTCACCTTTCgaccaaaaaagaaaataaatgtcaaacttcatcaaattaccaaaataaagaaaatctcaATAACTCTTTgttatagtatttttttttgttacactttGTTACAAGTCTTTATAAATACATAATTAGTAGTTTTATTAAGAAATGTGCAAAGATAAAAGAATATTAGAAGCAGTTCAAAGGTTATATGATTGAGATGCACTGATGCACACTTGTAAAGATTTTTAACACTTCTTCATAACATAATGCCACAGGACAGGAAGAATGAGAAAAAGTGTGCATGACAGAAGGGGAATGGCAAAGACACATTGAATTGGCCATAACTGAACAAGAGAAACAATTGCAAGCATGTAACTCCAAACAGAAGGAATGTCCAACTAACTTGTTTTTGTAAGTAAGGCTTTGTTTGGGAGTTTTTAAAGGAGGGTGAggaaaagggaagagaggggGAGGAAGTCTTTCTGTTTTTTGAAAGTTCTAAAATCTCATAATTTTGGAAGGATCTTGCAAGATTTTCAAAAATACCTCAAattctttcttccttttttaaaatttttcaaGATCTCATAAGCCGCTCATTCTCTTCCTTCCCCTTCAAAACTAAACTCACAAACACACCGTTGCACACCCTATTTTTATCATTTGTGTTTACATCAAATGAATTAATGCAAATAGTGTTTGAAAATGATTGATTCATAAAAAAGAAGATCATAACATAATGCAACAGAATTGAAGTAAGAATCAACAAAAATTGTTCATGGACAGAATATGGAAAATGGCAAAGATGAGATCATCTTGAATTTGCTTTAACTAAACTAGAAGAAATTAACTGTTGCAAGCATGCAACTTCAAACAAAAGAAATGTCAAACTCATTGAGTATTAGAAGATACAACAGCAAGGTCAATTCACATATCATCATCACATCTATTAGCATGCTTAGATTCACATTCAGATTCTCCCAGAAAATCCACCATGTAATCTAAAAATGCACTATGTTGATGCAGCAGCTGTGACCACAGGTAAAGTGTTGTGAAGACCCTTATTGGAACCAAGCCTTCCACGCCCTATCCCACCGCTATGCTGATGATCACAGTCTCTCCTTTCGCTGTTCaatgtcttcttcttccttgcttcAACCATATCAGATGACAACAAACTACCACCCAAGCCTAAGGGACATTTCTGACACTCATCTCTGGAGTTGTTCAATCTTGAGGTCCAGCAATCTGTTGAGTCTGCAGAACTGGGTTCCCATGAAGAAGAGGAAACCCCCCAGTGCTGTTGAGCACTGCTAACACTGAAACTGTTGCTTCCTGAAGACTCTTGGTCGTCCATGTCTATTGAGCCACCCCTCTTCACTGTCACATACTTGTGCAAGCTTGGTTCCATCACATCATCACTCACAACTACCTCAGATTCTACAAAAGGGTCCTTAGTATCTGCCACTCTCTTCCCTTGATGATTAGCACTAGAGAAATTGGAGCTGGTGGCAGAGTTGAGATCAGCAACAGCTTCAAGGATGGAGCAGGCTTTGGTGAGACAAGCTGGGAGAgaaacagaaggttgttgctgTGTGTTCTTTTGATGGAAGTTATGGATGTCTTCAAGGAGTAGGGAGGTGTAGGTCAGTGGAGGATTCAGTAGAGCTTCAGGATTGATGTCCAAGTCTCTTGATGATCTCCTAGAAGATCTACTTCTTGTTAATGTCTGAGGTTTATGGTTGTCAACCCCTGATGGCACAATCACTGTCTTCACAACAGCATTATCAGGCAGTACCTTGATCTCTTCCTCTTGGTGGTGCTCCTTCGCCTTGCAATTTCCACCCACACCCTTCTCCAATGCAACTCTATTGCTGGTCCGGTTTCTAGTGTTGTCATTCATATCAATGTTTGATTTCTGCAATGGGAATAGCAAAATGTCGTCTTATCTCATCAATGATCAACCACATGACAATAACACAGCAGTAAAATCAAATCTTTCCAGTTGAGAGAGAAACATATGAGCCATTAAGGCTGCATTTGGGTGAACAATTTAATTACACAATTATTGCATGagcacttattcataagctaatttgataaCCTcattgaaataagctcaaaattagTAATAGGTATGTATAAGCACTTGTTCATAAGCTAACAAGTAGTTCATAAGttatttacataagctctctcaaGCACTTGCATAAACATctatgctataagataaactcaaataagctctttccAAAAGGGGCATAAGTGATTACCTGATTATACATATCTATAAGGTCAAAATAATTCTAGGCACTTATAAACACGGATTCATAAGTTAATAAGAAGTCATAAGTTATTTACTTCAAACTCTTACATAAGTGATTACCTGATTAGCTTCTGGTTCAATCTCCTTCTTGGGCTTGTTTTGCACCTTGCCATTGGTGTTTGATTGTGGGTAAGCAAGTGAGTTAGGATCAACCTCACTTAGAGGGTTTCTTCTGTAAGGAGAATGTTCTGCTTTCCTTGCAGAGTTGTTCCTGCTAAGGGAgggttgttgttgctgctgctgctgctgctgattCTCACCCAGCACTTTCCCATTTGCTGCAATTCCATTTGCTCTAGCAGGAGACTGAGAACGTCCATTAGCTCTTGCAGGAGACTGAGAACGTGGTGATGCTGCACCTCTTGAACCAACAACCCCTCCTTCACCACCATTTCTCTTAACAGCAACCCTCTTAATCTCtcctccaccactaccattgTTGCTCTTATCCATAACCAGTGATGAAACAGTAGCAGGAACAGACACCAATTTCCCAGGCCTAGAAactgtgttgttgttgttgttgcttgcATTGGCAGTAGATGTTGTGGTCTCAGATGTTCTTCTCCCAGGAGATCTACTCACTCTCCTCTCTCTGCTGCTGGAACgttgattttgattctgatCTCTCTCCCTGCTTGGGCTTCTTCTCCTTccctgagaagaagaagaaggcctCGGCGACTGGCGGTGGCGCTGGCGGTGCTGGTGGTGGCGTTTCCCTTCAGCAGCAGCATCATACTCCTCACTATTGTCACTTCCATTGGCTCTCTTAGTCTCATCTTCAGCAGAAACTGCATCATTGTCACAGTGATCAAAATCAAAACTCCTCTTAGAACCAGAGTACTTTCTCCcaccagaagaagaagcagctCTACCAGAAGAGCTTCTACTCAACCTCCCACACTGAATGAGAATTGCATCAACCTCTTCCTTGGTGCAGCTTGAAGTCCTCACACCAGTCACAGCCATGTTTGGTGTGGATGGTGCAATTGCATTTGCAACTGCAATTGCAACCTTGTTCTTCCCCATTGATTCAGCTTCTGATGAAGACAACCCATCTCCTGATTTTGCTTGCAGATTCTTCTGAGGGCTGTAAGGTGGAATCTTGCAGTTTCTTTCCCTCTCATCATGGCTCTTCCTGTGTTTGATGATGAAAATCTCCTTTTTCACTTGCCCTTCATCTTCTTTTGCAATTTCTGTGTCTAGTTTCTTGTTCTTGGGGGACACCACTTCTGGTTTGGACATGGTGACAGTGACAACATTCTCTGAATTCTTTGGCTGAGGGGGTGCTGTGGAAATTGAATTAGATCCACTAGACCCTTTCTTCTTGCTCAAACATGCACCCATGGTGCTTGTGAAATGGTGTAAACAAGACTAGATAGGGAAAAAGGGAGAAGCAGTAGGTGCTATATGAGTAACAGAGAAAAGGGTTTTAaggaaatttgaatttcaattggAAAGGttgagacttgagggaattggAACGTTGTTCAAGAAGCATTTTTAATGGATAAAAATTGAATCTTTCAGATTAtttaatgagagagagagagagaaattcaaattttgacaaACAGGCGGGCTGTATTGCAAGATCAGATCCGTTACTGTTAGATTCatgttgatgttgatgttggGTTTGTTGTCTGATGCAGCTGACCCCACTAAAGTCCACTAGCTTAAATTTCACAAACTTTATTAGAGTATtcaatcatttattttttatgtattaAATTACTCTCACAATTTCAATTCTGGTGTGACGAATGTTAAGTGTCTTTTTAAAAGTGCGGCCCTTAAGAATTGAACTGTCGACTTAGGAATTCAAACAGGCACTTTTACTCATTGTGAGCGATACTCATTAGGTGTATTTAgtcatttattaaataataaaaggaTGTGAAAGCAAATTAAATTGGATCTGTAAACAAATTGGAATTTGACTGGATATGGGTGAGTGGGAATCTAATGCAACATTTTTCTGTTTGTCTGACCTACATATTCTGTCAGGATTCAAATTTGTACAACGGCTAAATTCGTTTGGATCAACAAAGGGTACTAGACTACTAGAGTTTTAACATTGGTAAAAAGACCAGCAACGGCTATATGCGTTTGGAAATTGGGattctttttgtttttccaaGAGAATTTGACCTTCAACTAGAATGTTCACACTCATTAACATGGAAAGAATTTACCAGCatgttgcatttttttttgtagtgtaccAGCATGTTAAATTGATTTTTGGTTAGGCCCCATGTCCATGGAAAGCCTAGCTAGAACTCTTTCACCTTGACCCCAACTAAAAGCCAACAAAGGTCAAAAGTTTCTTTTATGTTGTGACTCTTACACTCAACTCGTTATAGCAAGAACGGATGCCGGATGCGTGTACAAGAGTAAAGGGGCATTTGCCTCCActacattttctatttttaacacCAATATACTATATTACTAGTCTAGTAGTATTAGAGTGTCAAGTGTTTAATTGTCCCCACAATATTTTAAATAGCTCCATGACTTTATAgtttttttacattaattaatgtatccACATAAGATCATATGCAATGGTATGTTGAGAGAGATGTTGAGAGTTGTTGAGGGTTTGTAGTGGTTGTTGAGGTTTTGTTGAGGATGAGGTGGAGGAgagagatgttgagagtgtTCAACAAAGTTGAGATGGCTGCTCGGTGCCACGTGGCGGCTTCAGAATGGTGGGCGCCAGGCGCGTGGGAGACACGCGCAGACAGGGCGCGTCAGGTGTGGTCGACAGGAGAGAGAAACTGAGTGGAGATTGGGTTGGGACGCGTGGCGACTTCTGATTCGTCCGccggattttttgtttttaaaaattttaaactgaattatcttgttgaaaaaaaaaattggaaatttttttttaacaaaaattcataactttttttcctctataaatagagacttgattcgtttgatttggacacagaaaaaaaaaaccaagtttttcaccatcttattatctctctcaccatcttattatctttctattagcctttgttttgaaatgaaTCCCAACAATCATCATTttaacacccagaattcttctaactATCCATAtaactaccaaaatcccaacaattatcaagatccaaatcaatttcccaaccaacgtcctcaaaatctcaacaattatcaagatccgaatcaattttccaaccaACGTCTTCaacatcccaacaattatcaagatccaaatcaattttcctaccaacgtcctcaaaatccctacaattatcaagatccaaatcaattttccaccCAACATTCTCAAAACATACATAATTTAGGTTTTGCACCAAATTCCAACCCATCATCCtttcatccatcttatggatctatgagatatccatctcaaacacCCTCGTGTAGTGGTTATATGCCGATGGTGAATGAAAATTTTCTGAGTGTTGATGCACCTGAATTTCCCGAATTTTCAAAACAAATGACTCTTGGTGGCATGACAGCTACTAATCAATTCACTCCAAATCAAGAGGATTCAACTCCTAAGAGCAAGAAAACCCCGTCACCAGGatggaacactgcacaaaaattggtgctaattagtgggtggattaactgTGGAACAAGTAGTGTTGTGGGAAAAAACCAgagaggagaaacattttggagagatattgttgagtattgtaatgagcattgatcattcgatcctccgcgtgatggaattgcatgccgaaaccgttggaattatatgaacaaaatactgggtaaatggattggcgcttatgatgccGCTAAGCGTGAGCAACCACGTTTTTCTAGTCAAGTAGGAGGAAATGGTGGCTCAgtaagtagtggatctaagagatctcacgacagtgatgcatgtggctcaacctctataggatcaattcctcgtccaatgggtacggaggcagctaaaaaaaggaataaaaagaaaagtagaGAAGCTGCCTTGGAGGAGGTGGACAAAGGTTGGGCTGAATTCAAACActtcaaggagaaagagcttgtacgattggagaagatagcatcggtgcaagaagagactaaccaattgatgaaaatCAATTTGTATCTAAAGCTAAGTTCCGAAGAGCATCTCGATGACCGtaagaaagagctgttgaagcAGTTGTCTCAAGagctatttggaaattaatttcaatcgagTATTTTTCTGTATTCGGTCAAACTTGTCAGTGATGTCAAGTCTgttgtgtttgctttaataatttgccagtggtgtcaagtctgtattGTTTGCTTTagtaatttgtcagtggtgtcaagtctgtagtgtttggctttaatgtatgggttattgtgtttgaatatgttccactcaattcaaATCTAGTcattttccgattattaactctagttgataacttatttcgaatccgccagtgtccaccattcaatgtacttatatatatggattcatagatcaattgatgtaccaatatctcaaatctcttccaatctacttcaaatttcacaacaaatggatccatCTGAATATCCTTTTGAATTTCCTTTTGATATGGCaacataccttcaaaattctgaaCTTGAAGAAGCTTATATACTCAACCGATTTAGAGAGCGTCGAAACAAAATATTGGAAGATAGTGCACCTCGTAGTAGAAAATATGTCAGTAGAGATCATGCAGCGGCAAACCAAATGCTAAttgacgactactttgccaatgagcctacatatgacgatgcaatgtttcgtcatcggtaccggatgcaaaaacatgttttccttcgaatcgttgcggacctttcaagtagtgataactacttcacccagcgagttGATTCAGCCAATAAAgaaggtatatcacccttaACAAAATGTACCACaacaatgcgaatgttagcatatggtgtggcagcagatgcagtcgatgagtacatcaaaataggaggtactacagcactggagtgtttacgtagattatgtaaaggaatcatacgattgtatgagcaagagTACCTTAGAGCACCAACCGAAGATGACATGCAAAAAATACTACATGTTAGtgaaatgcgggggttcccaggcatgatcgggagtattgactgcatgcactgggagtggaaaaattgtcctaaagaaTGAGAAGATCAGTttgctagaggggataagggaaccacaacagttattcttgaagcagttgcaactcatgatctatggatctagcatgccttttttggatgttcgggaacgttgaacgatataaacgttctagatcggtcaccagtgtttgatgacgtggaacagggaaaggctccaagtgtgaatttctttgtgaatcaacgtccctataatatggcatactatatAGCTGATGatatctacccttcttatccaactttcgtcaaatcgattagacttcctcaaagtgaacccgataagttatttgcaaaaTATCAGGAGGGATAttggaaggacatcgaacgtgcatttggagtgcttcaagctcgttttaaaattaTCTGTGAACCAGCTCGTTTGTGGGACATagctgatttgggtatcattatgaggttgtaacaccccgaatttCATGGGGTTACCGTAACAATCTGATAaggtaaatatgcaatgttttccaaaagaatgtataaacacgagtatattttttcttttcaaatgtatttccaaaacatgtcatgcatactcccaactacaaagggatttacatcaaaccttgaacaaggcgagtacccgaaaccccaaatataaatttctaaaatcattatgcgagcttaaaccaataacggaaagctctctaacccaaggctctagccctacacccgactctattcttcgagtcatCCGCAgttcttcaagtcctcatctccaCTCGCACAAAGGTTAAGCCCATCGAAGattcttcatcgcctaatagcgttaagcgcccaaacaacaagtagcaagcaaaaagggttaactccatgcaattaccacgtataaaagggaaaagcatgctatCAAAGTTTAAGTGCGTAACATGGtacataagctagcaacttaattcaagatagttaacgacatatatccaacaacctaaatttaattcagatatcaacaacatagatttaaatcagatatcagcaaaatcaacaacataaaatcaaaccagatatccacaacctcaacaatataaaatcaaatcatatgacaataacctcaaatcagatatccacaaccttagaaatataacatcaaatcagacatcaacaacttcaacaatatacatcaaatcagatatcaacaatcctcaacaatataacatcaaatcagatatcgacaacttcaacaatataaaatcaaatcatatgacaataaactcaaataagatatcaacaaccttaaaaatataacatcaaatcagatatcaacaacttcaacaatatacatgaaatcagatatcaacaatcctcaataatataacatcaaatcagatatcgacaacctcaacaatataacatcaaatcaactATCAACCAAAACATCAGAAGCAAATACTATTCCCCTATGATGCAACTATATACTgcaaccaaaatggatcgatcaataacgtctcgcaagacgggacaatcacgcgggaccacaccccgcctcatcgccactttaggacatctcgcaagatgggacaatcacgcgggaccacaccccacctcatcgccactgtataacgtctcgaagaatgggacaatcacgcgggaccacaccctacctcattgccacttaaaggaaatcaaaacatctcatccaactcagtagtcGCTCAAACAACAATCCCAAATTCCATAATCAAATCAAgataatcacatgttattcatattatcgacaaacataaatcaattcaatgcataccagctcagttcaatgacagaaaccagtaaacggccgaagcctctcagaaaacggagacacacgtctcaataagtttactcggtcgaagccttcagaaaacatttggcacaagtctcagaaacagtcaacataagcaagcatacaacattgcaagcataataatcataatccaatgcaatcaatataaacatcttcatctcaaacgcaggcagtgcgataaaagcaggcaagactcaagacacgctaaaactgagttacccttaccttagccaatttctccatccaagctcaacatctcagtccaatccaaaataaagctcccgaactcagcaagttccccgggcgtcctcctccgttgtgaaacctcaccaattgctccaaagtctctttccttagctcaactcgttccaaaccttaagcaaagtatcattgcttagtcgctaagaaacaatacaactaataacactatcaaaacccgaaaagaagcttttgaagctctagagttcgacatttaggcacgaacggacaacggagacttcgttcgctaaaacacgcataactcgagctacagaactcggaatgacacgaaaccacagccaaaatttcgacaacggaaagGGCTACGCTATGGCTCAGGCCATACTAACCCAAAAactatttttggacacggtacagcACCAaaaagtttcggccactttagaaaatagggtttccgaacttttcttcgatctaatataattcctaggtattcgtaggtgatatctaggccagggaaactctcagaaatttttaacgactgaaaatacgacttaggggtattttggtccagaattaatgaccaaaaactcaaagttgaaattctgAAAAACAAAATGGATGGGATTGTTCACAACGACGTATATAGCACTTAATCTCAACGGTACTAAGCTTGGTTGCGACTTTTTGATAATAAAGTAAGCACATGtgaagaaaatgagtttttagtcagtttttcagatctacggcgactcggtgaaaatccgaacgatccgacagtgattatagcatgttgggttgtagtagaagatagttggaaataaaaatcgaggtaatcagacatttttacaaaaagctcaaaaattTGAGCACAGAGATAGATAGAATAAGCCGACAGAAAGCAGAAATAGAAGTAAGATTAAGCATCCTTACCTCTGTGCCTACGCGTAGCTTCtgaaatcaggacgatcggACAAGAACTCGCGAAgaaatcctctccctctctctctacaaaccCGCGGCCTCTCTCTCTAGTTGGTgggaaatgagatattttctcatttcacGCCTTTTATAGCGGACGTCGAAAAAGTAAACTTCGAGGTTTTCCAAAACCGGTCATTCTGGTACTTCCGTCTAACAATAAGAAGTGAATATCTGGCGACAGAATGCCATAACTCAAAATGAAGTtctcaaaattgaagaaaacgatataAACTCAGTATTGGCCAAAATACGCCGAAAAaatactttttgcagttgacgtcggatgaagaaacttccttctgaagaaatgtcgcaattgctgaaagaattgtgacatcgcggatggaaacttcgttagaagctccgaatagaaaaaatcttcattcagggtcttaattaaagtccccaagaagttaaagtctagcttcgacggacttccgggaagcaaaacctaacaagcgtacagtccagggtttcgtattgaAACACTGGTCATGAAAAGAAATAcctagaggttcttattctcccttcaattctaaaattctctttaACAGTGCTCTAGGAGTGGATAAtgatatagcctttttcggacactctcgactaTAATCGGGTGCGAATATGACTCCTGCTATTACTTAAGCTGACTACAGTGTCAACCTTAAACATAATCTgaacttaattattatataaatagttttcGTGACTCGTAATAGGATTCGAGtcatgaaaataacataaaacaataaaatataattacttaattaatcaacacgatgaaagtaaataaataatctaattatttaattcgAGGTCTTAcagaggtcatgcatcatattacataatatgattgttgaggatgaacgagattcatatgctcaacgttggaccgattttgagcaatctggggaaggtggatctagtacaccgtAACCATACTCGgccgaggtgttacccgcttttgcaaatcatgtgcgtgctagatccgagttgcgtgattcgaatgttcatcacgaactgcaagcagatctagtgaagcacatatggacaaagtttgcaaaattttcgtgattgaagatgatttgtatcgtactaattacgttatttgtgtgttgtgtgcttagtttgttgtcttgtattttaagttaagaaaataaaataaattattgtgtgcttattTTGTTGTCTTCCATtttaagttaaggaaataaaaataaattcttgtctatatttaaaaaaaattaaattgttaagtgtttattgttttaatttaatttaaaacaataattgtaattttatgtaaataataaaaaaaaaatataaaattaaataggcttaatacatcagaaggcccctgtaattgtaaagggaatcaaatccagggcctgaaaaattttcgcatcaaattgggtccctaagaaattttttttaattcaattaaggccaaagtgtgccagcccTCAATTTTGTCCCAGTCATCAATACCACatggcttttattattattttttaattaaaaaatttatttttcattccaactcaataatttaatcagaaaaaaaattttaaaaacttaataaaaaatctttatcatcatcatccaatCCCTGATacatttcctcatcctctttaATTAACCCTATtaacactttaaaaaaaaaatttatcaacagggaaaaaaaaactcatcatcatcatccaattCCCCACCCTACCCTGCATCCTCACCCGCAACccaacctcaacctcaaccccCACCCCACCCGCAACCTCACCTCCCCACCCgcaacctcaacctcaacccGACCCCTAACCccaacctcaacctcaaccccaCCGCCACCATACCCACCCAAATAATCCTGTTCTGATTTTCGTTTGGTGTGGATTTGGGGTTCCTGAGAGAGAGAAGCACAGAGATGACGAGCGCCACCACTAGCCACGCGGAGAAGGAGCTTCACATTTTGCAGAATCGAGTCTGCTCCCACAAATGCTTCAGAACCGAAACGCTCCTCTAGATTAAACCCTTGTTCCGGTTCACCAGATACAACGCCACCGCGATGAAGATCAGAACCACCAACACGTTATCGGAAGTGGGTCCTCAGATTTGGTTGCAGATGGGGGTGGGGTGGGGTTGGGGTTCACTGATCTGGTTGAAGGTGGGGGTGGGGCTCACAGATCTTGTTGCAGGTGGAGGAGGGTTTGGGTGAGGAGGTTTGGTTCACTAATCTGGTTGTAGGCATAAAAGTGTTGTTGAATTCCAACCCTTTGAATTTGTTGCTACTGCCAGTAGCATGTTTTCTCCTTACAGGTAGCATTTGTTGTTGGATCAAGATTTTGCTGGGTTTCTTCAAGATATTGCTGGAAATTGATTATGTGTTTCTGGGTTTATGTattattagattagtttattatttagattattagattgtttagttaagggattattagattaggtttttattaagtttttaatttttttctgattatttaattgagttggaattaaaaattatttt
This is a stretch of genomic DNA from Lotus japonicus ecotype B-129 chromosome 1, LjGifu_v1.2. It encodes these proteins:
- the LOC130733836 gene encoding uncharacterized protein At1g65710-like → MGACLSKKKGSSGSNSISTAPPQPKNSENVVTVTMSKPEVVSPKNKKLDTEIAKEDEGQVKKEIFIIKHRKSHDERERNCKIPPYSPQKNLQAKSGDGLSSSEAESMGKNKVAIAVANAIAPSTPNMAVTGVRTSSCTKEEVDAILIQCGRLSRSSSGRAASSSGGRKYSGSKRSFDFDHCDNDAVSAEDETKRANGSDNSEEYDAAAEGKRHHQHRQRHRQSPRPSSSSQGRRRSPSRERDQNQNQRSSSRERRVSRSPGRRTSETTTSTANASNNNNNTVSRPGKLVSVPATVSSLVMDKSNNGSGGGEIKRVAVKRNGGEGGVVGSRGAASPRSQSPARANGRSQSPARANGIAANGKVLGENQQQQQQQQQPSLSRNNSARKAEHSPYRRNPLSEVDPNSLAYPQSNTNGKVQNKPKKEIEPEANQKSNIDMNDNTRNRTSNRVALEKGVGGNCKAKEHHQEEEIKVLPDNAVVKTVIVPSGVDNHKPQTLTRSRSSRRSSRDLDINPEALLNPPLTYTSLLLEDIHNFHQKNTQQQPSVSLPACLTKACSILEAVADLNSATSSNFSSANHQGKRVADTKDPFVESEVVVSDDVMEPSLHKYVTVKRGGSIDMDDQESSGSNSFSVSSAQQHWGVSSSSWEPSSADSTDCWTSRLNNSRDECQKCPLGLGGSLLSSDMVEARKKKTLNSERRDCDHQHSGGIGRGRLGSNKGLHNTLPVVTAAAST